In Aureibaculum algae, the following are encoded in one genomic region:
- a CDS encoding pyridoxamine 5'-phosphate oxidase family protein, translating into MLGTLNKKQVEHLLYSSIIGRIGCHTDNITYVVPVTYAYDGKYIYGHTNEGMKIDMMRKNPLVCFEVDVIENMSNWRSVIAWGKFEELKTPKEREEGMLKLMDVVMPLMTGETTISHPMKDTYPKYIDAMQGVVYRIKLTEKTGRFEKT; encoded by the coding sequence CTATTGTACAGTAGTATTATTGGTAGGATAGGTTGCCATACAGATAACATTACTTACGTAGTACCAGTTACATATGCTTACGATGGAAAATATATTTATGGGCATACCAACGAAGGCATGAAGATTGATATGATGCGAAAAAATCCATTGGTATGTTTTGAGGTAGATGTTATAGAAAATATGAGCAATTGGCGAAGCGTAATTGCTTGGGGCAAATTTGAAGAATTAAAAACTCCAAAAGAACGCGAAGAAGGAATGCTTAAATTAATGGATGTTGTTATGCCATTAATGACTGGCGAAACAACAATTAGTCATCCAATGAAAGATACATATCCAAAATACATAGATGCCATGCAGGGTGTTGTTTATAGAATTAAATTGACCGAAAAAACGGGACGATTTGAAAAGACTTGA
- a CDS encoding SpoIIAA family protein encodes METIKGTQLNLETTVSTIIEESINQKVIDRLYTEMKGVIDSNGEVNLIIQANDIKSIKNLKSFFSDIKDKWFVLKHLRKFAIVTDKDWIENLTEIVGVLTPKVELKEFDMVDMDEAIDWVNSPTINEKHGMAIWPKENFLHLIVYDKLTMIDYKILNRTMRDYEKEVSLLIQFLDFEGITLRAFLEDLKMGFSHYRKFKKIAIVPNKNIESLIKITNLVTPGIQFKSFDYHEMDIAAKWLNEI; translated from the coding sequence AGAAAGTATCAATCAAAAGGTTATAGACAGACTTTATACTGAAATGAAAGGTGTTATTGATAGCAATGGAGAGGTGAATTTAATTATACAAGCCAATGATATCAAAAGTATAAAAAATTTAAAATCATTTTTTTCTGATATAAAAGATAAATGGTTTGTACTTAAGCATCTTAGAAAATTTGCCATTGTCACCGACAAAGATTGGATTGAAAACCTTACAGAAATAGTAGGTGTCTTAACTCCAAAAGTTGAATTAAAAGAATTTGATATGGTCGATATGGATGAGGCAATTGATTGGGTAAATTCCCCAACTATAAATGAAAAACACGGCATGGCAATCTGGCCTAAAGAAAATTTTTTACACCTAATAGTTTATGATAAACTCACAATGATAGATTATAAAATCTTAAATAGAACCATGAGAGATTATGAAAAAGAGGTTTCTTTACTTATTCAGTTTTTAGATTTTGAAGGGATAACACTAAGGGCATTTTTAGAAGATCTTAAAATGGGTTTTAGCCATTATAGAAAATTTAAGAAGATAGCTATAGTACCTAATAAAAATATAGAATCCTTAATTAAAATTACAAATCTGGTAACTCCTGGAATTCAGTTTAAATCATTCGATTACCACGAAATGGATATAGCTGCAAAATGGTTGAATGAAATCTAA
- the ftsH gene encoding ATP-dependent zinc metalloprotease FtsH, which translates to MTKVKKDNKNKLPKAYNPNWLYLLFFAFIVLVFYINPVVKTKEISWLEFEQDMLSQNDVEKIVVVNKETAEIYIKKERLLLKKYEGVAKDTILSATSPQYYLKLGSIEGFENKLEKAQDNFAPQEKVEIIYENRTNWIETFSWILPFLLILFFWIIILRRMKPGSLGSSMFNFGKSTAKIANIDTKSKVTFNDVAGLKEAKIEIMEILDFLKNPKEYTRLGAKIPTGVLLVGPPGTGKTLLARAVAGEAQVPFFSLSGSEFVEMFVGVGASRVRDLFKQAKEKAPSIIFIDEIDAVGRSRDKANNFQSNDERENTLNQLLAELDGFGTNTGVIVLAATNRADILDKALLRAGRFDRHIYLELPTREERVEIFQVHLKPLKLEKSVDVNLLASLTPGFSGADIANICNEAALIAARKKKESVGQDDFNQARDRIVGGLERKSKIISPKEKNIVAHHEAGHAVASWYLKNVDSLVKVSIIPRGKSLGAAWYLPEERQIITKSQFLDQICAALGGRAAEDIIFNEISSGALDDLEKVTKQAYNMVAYFGLDEEVGPISFYDSTGEYGRLLSKPYSESMGKLIDTEVLNLITTQYQRAKNILTKHKDELEELAQLLLKNEVANKEDLEQILGKRKATELLQSED; encoded by the coding sequence ATGACGAAAGTAAAAAAAGATAACAAAAATAAATTACCAAAGGCATACAACCCTAATTGGTTGTATTTGCTGTTTTTTGCTTTTATCGTTTTGGTTTTTTACATAAATCCTGTCGTTAAGACAAAAGAAATTAGTTGGTTGGAGTTTGAACAAGATATGCTGAGCCAGAACGATGTGGAAAAAATTGTTGTGGTTAATAAAGAAACTGCTGAAATCTATATAAAGAAGGAAAGGCTTTTGCTTAAGAAATATGAAGGGGTAGCTAAAGACACCATCCTTAGTGCTACCAGTCCGCAATACTATCTAAAACTAGGCTCCATAGAAGGTTTTGAAAATAAATTAGAAAAAGCTCAAGATAATTTTGCTCCACAAGAAAAAGTCGAAATAATCTATGAAAACCGCACCAATTGGATTGAAACATTTTCATGGATTTTACCGTTCCTACTTATTCTATTTTTTTGGATTATAATTCTCCGAAGAATGAAACCCGGTAGCTTGGGTAGTTCAATGTTTAATTTTGGTAAATCAACGGCTAAAATTGCAAATATAGACACCAAAAGTAAAGTGACTTTTAATGATGTAGCTGGTTTAAAAGAAGCAAAAATTGAAATCATGGAGATTTTAGATTTTTTAAAGAATCCAAAAGAATATACAAGGTTGGGAGCTAAAATACCAACAGGTGTTTTATTGGTTGGACCACCAGGTACAGGTAAAACACTATTGGCAAGGGCAGTAGCGGGAGAAGCACAAGTACCTTTCTTTTCATTATCAGGTTCAGAATTTGTGGAAATGTTCGTTGGTGTGGGAGCATCTCGAGTAAGAGACCTTTTTAAACAAGCCAAAGAAAAAGCCCCAAGCATTATTTTTATTGATGAAATTGATGCTGTAGGCCGCTCTAGAGATAAAGCAAATAACTTCCAATCTAATGATGAAAGAGAAAACACCTTAAATCAATTGTTGGCAGAATTAGACGGTTTTGGTACCAATACAGGTGTTATTGTACTTGCCGCCACCAACAGAGCTGATATTTTAGATAAAGCCTTATTAAGGGCAGGTAGGTTTGATCGTCATATTTATTTAGAATTACCCACAAGAGAAGAACGTGTAGAAATTTTTCAGGTACACCTAAAACCATTAAAACTTGAAAAAAGTGTAGATGTGAATTTATTGGCTTCCTTAACGCCGGGATTTTCTGGAGCAGATATAGCTAATATTTGTAATGAGGCAGCATTGATAGCTGCACGTAAAAAAAAGGAATCTGTCGGACAAGATGATTTTAACCAAGCTCGTGATCGTATTGTTGGTGGTTTAGAAAGAAAAAGTAAAATTATATCACCCAAGGAAAAAAATATTGTGGCCCATCATGAAGCAGGACATGCGGTTGCTAGTTGGTATTTGAAAAATGTTGATTCTCTCGTAAAGGTATCTATCATACCTAGGGGAAAATCTTTAGGAGCTGCTTGGTATTTGCCAGAAGAACGACAAATTATTACTAAATCTCAATTTCTAGATCAGATTTGTGCAGCTCTAGGTGGCAGGGCAGCTGAAGATATTATATTTAATGAAATATCATCTGGTGCCTTAGACGATTTGGAGAAAGTAACCAAACAAGCATATAATATGGTCGCTTATTTTGGTTTGGATGAGGAAGTTGGTCCTATTAGTTTTTATGATTCTACTGGAGAATATGGAAGGTTATTAAGTAAACCTTATAGCGAAAGTATGGGTAAGCTCATTGATACCGAGGTGTTAAATTTGATAACTACACAATACCAACGAGCCAAAAATATCTTAACTAAGCATAAAGATGAATTGGAAGAATTGGCACAGCTATTATTGAAAAATGAAGTAGCGAACAAAGAAGATTTAGAGCAGATTTTAGGAAAAAGAAAAGCAACAGAATTGTTACAATCAGAAGATTGA